A stretch of DNA from Xiphophorus maculatus strain JP 163 A chromosome 8, X_maculatus-5.0-male, whole genome shotgun sequence:
CTGTTTGACACGGTCTTACTACTCCTGCTCTCTGTTTATGCCTGGACTTGTTTTGGATTCCGGAAGCATTTTCCCGTCTTATCTGACCCATCAACTCATTTCCTGTGTGCAGCAGCACCATTTCCTGTCTCTGTGGAGCGTGATCAGAGATAACACGGGGGCCACACAGATCATAACCCATTTTACACATCTCCCCCCGtttattcttttctctgtttgcctCCGCTCTCAGGCTGTCACGATCTTTGAGATTTCTACATGTCCACAAACGCTTATCTGAGAAACGTGACTTTGTCTTCTTGGAATTTTGACCAGCTGGTTTCTCATAAGAACAGTGAAACACACCGACTATAActcttggcttttttttttaaatttcttatttgtCTTCTTGGTATTCCTGTGTGTTTTGCGAAGAACAAATAACCGTCCGAGCCCATTGTCCCCATGCCACTGAGAAGGAGAAAATGCTCCACCAGAACAATACACACTTCCTCCTGGTAGGTTCTTTGCTCCTTGGCAGCCAACAAATCAACTGAAAACACATGTAATAGGCCATTGTACGGCGCTCACTCCATACTTCCTGTGGTAACCTGCTTCCCAGCTGAAGTCACTGTGTCGTCGCAGGGGAAGTGTTCACACAGTGGTGTTGTAATATAGatcttttttacagttttatttatgttattttgaaGATATTGCTTCCATCTCCACATATGGGGCCCTCTGTGGCTCCAGAGCCTGTCAGGCTTCCATTCAAACAATGTTACCAAGTTTACAACATGCTGAGAGTTTGGGGAGTATCTTATCCAAGTCAAGCTCATCAGTGTAgcgcatttcagcaacaaggcagttcaaagtgttttacatgacaaaaacataatcaacaaaaaaagaaaagaaaaaaaagagagagaggtaATGAAAAGTTGCAATCCAAACTGAAACCAGTGATGTTCCAGAAGCAGctgaagaatgtttttttagccttaatttaaaggaactcggtgtctcagctgttttgcagtttctgGAAGTTTCCAGATTGATGGTGCAGCTGATTGCTGTTTCCAGAAGGCGTGGTCggtacaacaacagcagatctttaatgtatcaTGGTGTTAAGTGAAGTTTCTCAGATCCATCTTGTGCAACAACAAGAGCAGGATATCTCCCTACCAAATCCTGGAGCCAACACattctttttcagattttcgtAAGAAACTCCATGACTCCATTCCTTCCTTTGACACTGATCAGTACTATATCTTCCTAGGAAAGGGAGGGTCTCTAAATACTGTAGATTTTACTGTAAGTAGTCAGCCAGGCAGCAACAGCTGTTCATGATATTTCAGGGGAACAcatagatttgtttttcctctgaggTTCTTCTTTTCCCAGAATTGAATCTTCCTACTGAGTTTTGCAAACGCCATGGAAAGCTAACACAGCTGGAGCTGtgaggttgtttttctttttgaccgtatcaaaagtgcaacaaaaacactttttttttgcgtCTCagaagtcacatgatcaacaacccgATGTTGCCAgtggctgcgtttccattacaggTGTGAGCAAAACGTTGTCCATATTCCGctggtgtaaaaaaacaacaacacatgttcacatttttcgttgtaaaaaaatttctttCATACCAGATGATTTTCAAAGAGCCTTCAGATCCAGtatatttaaagatttattgtaCATATAAACCTGAGAGGCTCAGTCTGCTGTAGctctgtaatgtttttcttatttttactcaacATATCAGGAGATGCCCCATGTCTGCATTACTCATCTTCTCTCACATGCATTGTCTGGTTTAGCTGCATATGGTTATTATTATATATTCTGTTTGGGCTGAGTCTTTCTCTGGAACTTAGCTCTCCTGTAAGCATTCCTTTTAATCTGTGAAAGTTGTGCAACTTTCTTGTGAAGTAAGGAGGCGGAAAATATTCTAGATAATATGCTGACTACCAGGAATTTCTTTTTGcctaatcctttttttttaaaaaactttcccatatattttaaatataatatgagtactggaaatatatatatatgtacatatatatatatatatatatatatatacacacaaacaaacaaaacaaaacagaacaaaaacacccTCCAAAAAGCATTAATCTAGATGTGTCCCCTCTAGTGGACATTCTAACTCAAAACAAGTGAAACTGGACTTCGATGCTGATTGTTAAATTCCAAAAGAACATACCAAAAAAAGTCTACATCAGAAAGTTGACTTCTTGTGTCAACATAAGAAGTCAACATtataaatctgtgttttgaACTGTGTGAAGTCAGCTGGAACATATTGAGTGAAAGTGATCACTATTTTGTAGATCTATGCAGGAACGTTCATGTGTTTCTGGTGTTTGACACTTGATAAAAACAATTCCTCTTCTTTGAGCCATGAAAGAATACCATGGTGCAGGTGACATTTCAATTATTGACATGGAGGAGTTCTCATCCTCACTGTCACTCGCCCTTTCTATTTGggccccccaaaaaatcaacTGCTCACCAAACGGCGACTTAGACTCAAGAAATTTTATTGGTCTCCCTCCCAGAAGCTGCAGGCAGTCTTGTATTAAAGTCATGCGTTGGTGATTGATAGATGAAATAAgggggaaaacatttttattttccacttagCATCCAGCTCACCATGTCCAAACCATAGATGTTTGTGGCAGTGGCCCTGATACCTGGATAAATCATTTGTTTCTCTTGGAGCTTCTGCTTTGTCCATCCTGAGGGTCGACTGCAGCGGCAGACGACACCATGGCCACTGGCTTGTTGTTCAGCCACTTGAGGACAGGAAGTTCAGGTGGAAGTTTCGTTTGATGCCCATTCCTTTCTTCTTGAAAGGTTTATGCCTTATAATGTTGCACTCTTTGGTCTGTGCCAGTCCCTCACAGAGTCCAGCAGGATGAAAGTGGTAAAGAACCAGTCAAAGAACAGATGGGTGCCTCAGGGGACAAACTTGGCCAAATGTTTTTTCTGCGCCAgcagcgtttccattacaaatgcgCACAAATCTTTTTCTATATTCTGCTGATGGTGAAcgaacacaattttgcaattgcaatgcctttgttaaataagaaattaaattaagattacacctaaataaactttttcctgtgataagtcattaaaaattatggcagcaatggatgtaaacagttacatgaaaagtatattcataattcagccatggtgCTGGCGCTCATCatcaatcagccaatcagaggagacatcaatgttttattcaagGTTTGGAGCGACAAGCTACTTGGGAGTAGGTATGTGGAGTTTTGAAGGAAATTGTAGTCtgcgattttacagaagagttatggattcaacagGTTAAAATGACACACATCTAATGCCATGAGAGCATTAGAGGAACTAACttcattttgtcaaaaacaaaacaaaacataaaaaaacaagccatCATCCTCATCTTCGTCCTACCACTTCTTCtcgtttttgttgttttcatcagtagtaacatccggctgttgaaaaaagtctttccatttcagttttgcaaaatgcatCTATTCTTAATAAGGCCAACAAAACCAATTCATCATAGCGCAAAATAActtcttataattttttttttttttttcaaaatgttgtgtttccattaagcaaatttatttacatactTTGACTTTGCACAACTCTATGGTTAATGATAACTATACTGCCCCATGAAACagactttatatttattttctttttctttcaggcaCATCTTATCTGGAGCCTTTGATCTCATCAGTGGCGGTGTCTGATTTGGGCAATGAGTTGAAATCCCAGCCAGTGAATCTCTCCGTGGAGTTTACATGTTCCTCCCACACATTTATGAATTCTCTCTGGGTGCTTCTGCTTCCTCCCACATGCTGGACGCAACATCTCACCACTGCTCCATGGCTTCTCCATTAACAAGGCAACCTTTACAAAACTGACCATTGTCAACAACTTTGTCATGTCAtcgagtttctttaaatcaggaagtaattttgcttttgagattttttaaaaaaaaccttatacTTCATGTGTCACAGCAAGATTCTAATTTAAAGATGATCTGATTTTACAAGTTGGGCACTAATTAGCGTGGGTGTTTCTCcttaagttattattttttttttttacaaaaaaattacttttaatttttaatttagaaaggtttattttatgatAGATTAGTTAAGACtgatatttttcaaacattttgcatttacatttacattgtctgataacattttctttaattattctatatctattatatatatatatatatatatatatatatatatatatatatatatatatatatatatatatatatatatatatatacactgctcaaaaaaataaagggaacacttaaacaggtgtttaacacttaaagtgtttcctttatttttttgagcagtatatatatatatatataccatgTGCATCCAATGGTTCAAACATTGTATCCTGAAGGAGGTGCCGTGTATCAGGATGACAATGCACCAATACACACAGCAAGACTGGTGAAAGATTGGTTTGATGAACATGAAAGTGAAGTTGAACATCTCCCATGGCCtgcacagtcaccagatctaaATATTATTGAGCCACTTTGGGGTGTTTTGGAGGAGCgagtcaggaaacattttcctccaccaGCATCACGTCGTGACCTGGCCACTATCCTGCAAGAAGAATGGCTTAAAATCCCTCTGACCACTGTGCAGGACTTGTATATCTCATTCCCAAGACGAATTGATTCTGTATTGGCCGCAAAAGGAGGTCCTACACCATACTAATAAGTTATTGTGGTCTAAAAccatgtttcagtttcattgtccaacccatatatatatatatatatatatatatatatataaatatatatatatatatatatatacatatatatatgtatgtatgtaattTTTGTCGATGCAACAGAGTGGCCCATTTGAAAGCGGCCTAGTATTTTGTTTACGTGAAGACGGACACTGCCCCCACCTGGTGGGATGGTGtattgcaaatatattttttctctttttttttcacccacaCAGCGCTACCAGAACCAGGGACCGTCTGGATGCACCTCCAGGAAGCCACGGTAACAGATGTGCTTCTCTCCGTGTGATTCGGGTTCGTTTTGGCTCGTGTCTGCTCCCTTCCTGCCCTCGTGCCGCGGTGACGGACATTTGGTTCTGCTCTGACCCGCCCCTTCCATTCAGCCAGGCAGCATCTTCCACCGGGTCCAACATGACGTCCATCAGCAGGTACCGGAGCCGCGCGCTCCGTGCAGGTGAGCTCCCCTCAGGTGACAGAGAACCGACACAACCCGGCAGGTTGGGTGATGCAGCTTTCATGCCTggttctctctgtgtttctctccGCTTCTCCTCCGTCTTGGGAGCGGCCGCGCTGCTCCATGTCTGCTGGAATTCGGCTTCGTGATGGCAGAGGATTCGGAGGTAAAGAGCACAGGGCTGATGGaggtgtgtgaatgtgtgtgtgtgttgaaaaaGATCCATCTCCAGCCACCGTCTGCATTTACAACAGCTGACAGAGATGATGTCGTCTAGATGGGGTggggggtggtggtggtggtgggggggtaGTCACTACTGACTGAGGGCACTGAAATATGATTTATGCATGCGCCTCccaataaataagaatatcAGGAGCTGTATACAAGCACGttaatagaaagttgagtggaaagaaaagatgCACAGGATAACCGCAGCCTTGAGAGGACAGAACAGCAAAGTGTAGCAGAGAGTCAGGAGGGAAACACACATTCCCCGTTTTCACTCCTTAACCTGACACGGAGGGAAAGTTTATGTTTCTATTGGAAATCAAGAGCCAGAGTGGACAGGAATACAATCCACTTTGCTTCAAGTCCAGTGTGAACattgaaaaaattttaaaaaataggtgatccagctttaaaaaaagaagagtttaTTTGTTACAAGTTACTAAATGAAATTTAtccaagtaaatatattaagttTACTAAGTTGTCATGTTAAACAATCGTAATTAAagtaagtttgacaaacttaatgCGATTAAATTAACtcagttttttctctctgtgatgAAGATATTGATTGTATCTTGAAAATGGAACTATGGAattaaaatccacatttttagagtttcacattttgaatgttacagaaataaatacatttttctctcatATTCATATGTATTGTTATGGacccaaagtaaataaaatgaatttcacGGAATGTCCTTCAccaacttaaataaaataatgcgTTACAGCTAATTGTTCAAGCTACAAATCTGATTTCAGAatgattcaaattaaaatgacagcttgggcaaaattaatcaaattagtTGAAACAaattagaattattttttaaaattttgttcaaagaaacgtttttttttcagtgcactCACCTGTCCTCACCCTGCTGGTCAGAACAGAGAGGTACAGAGCTGAGACTGTCCGTCTAGTGGAATTAACTAACcaacaatatttaaacattctGTCTTATTCCGATAGGACGCTGTGCATAAATATGCAGTCgaagtcatttttaattcagGCATCATTATGCATGACCTAATTCAACTTTTGCCTCATGaatgataaaactgaaaagGCTGGATGAGCCTTTAAAGCTGCTGCCTGAACTCTGGAGTCActtcttctgctcctccatCTGTAAAAACTGACGGTATCAGCTTTCAGAAGGAAACCCAGGAGAACTGCTCTCCATTTTGAAGTCATACGTATCTATTTGTAGTCCAGCAGTGACGGCGGGCCTGAAACGtgtctctgtttctgtctctcttctgCTTTCTTGGGTCTGATCCGACAAAAACTCAATGTGTGTTTGTTAAGCAACTAGGCGTTTGTTGCTTTAGtgcaacctgcagctccagAGCCGGAAAAGGCTCTTTGGACCTTTCACAGTGGCTGACCCTAAACCTGTTTGATACAATTCATTTCAATTCATCCACCCATTTTCTTAcactcttgtccctagtggggtcaagtgcctatctccagcaaatGTCCAGCGGGTGAGAGgcagggttcaccctggacaggtcgccagtctgtcgcagggcaacacataAACAGacgggacacacacacacacacacacacacacacacacacacacacacacacacacacacacacacacacacacacacacacacacacacgcacacacacacctagggagaatttagagaccaattaacctgacagtcatgtttttggactgtgggaggaagccggagaacccagagagaacccacgcatgcacagggagaacatgcaaactccatgcagaaagaccccaggccgggaatcgaacccaggaccttcttgctgcagaGCAACAGTGCTACCACCTGCGGCACTGTGCAGCTcctcaattcaattcaattcaattcaattcaattcaatttagttcagttcaattaaattccttaatttaatttattattatttcaatttacaacaaatgccATCTCAAGgttatttcaattcaatcacacaGTTGATCATAGTTATGAAATATTGCAGTAAGTTCAGatcatttaaattagttttgaagTTTCTAAGGAAACCCATCAGATTTCATCGACTCATTGACTTGCAGAACTTTCTCACTCTATCAGGAGTCCTCTCTCTCCATCCTCAGTGCATcataaagtgtgtgtgtgtgtgtgtgtgtgtgtgtgtgtgtgtgctgtaatATCACCCTTTGCTTGTCTCTAGGACAGAGAGTATGTGGGCTTTGCGACGCTGCCCAACCAACTGCACAGGAAGTCAGTGAAAAAAGGCTTCGACTTCACACTCATGGTGGCAGGTGAGTCTGCTGGTTGGGGTGTAATAAGATCatcaataatatatatacagtatatatattgagagagagagtgagtgtGTATATTAATAAACTGTAACTACTAAAACTTTTGTGATGCAGGTGAGTTTGGTCTGGGTAAATCTACGCTGGTCAACAGCCTGTTCCTCACCGACCTGTACAAAGAGAGGAAGCTGCTCAACGCTGAGGGTGAGCTGCTGATTCTGCTTTTGTCTTTACGGTTTTAGTCTGAATATCTGACTGACTGCTGTGTTGTTTCTCCTCCCTGAAAAGAGCGAATCAAGCAGACGGTGGAGATCACAAAGCGCACGGTGGACATCGAGGAGAAGGGCGTGAAGCTCAAGCTCACCATCGTGGATGTGCCAGGTTTTGGAGACGCTGTCAACAACACAGagtggtaaaaaacaaaacattcaaactttGTCCAGGAGCTCCTGTAGCATGAGTGACTGGTTTAcagaatacatttaaaaacaaagttcttgATTGTATATCTCAGCCTGCACTGGCTCTGttcttattttgcttttatttcttcaattattatttttattaagaatatTATAGTTTTATAAAGATGCTATTCAAATGCCCTGTGAGATTAGTTGGCATGAACAATATGGCTCTCCACCGAGGGCGTCGTGATGTCAAGGGGACAGCGCTAGtggtttgaagaaaaatgttttctcattttcagtcaATAgatcgttttttatttttacattttcaagcaGTTATGAGGTATGGCGgtaaaaccttaaactgctgctgcacaagttactcaaTAGGTTGTTGCttggtaaccaaagagtgagtgagctAGTTGATGGCAGCAACCTAGCTTAGCTGCTTTGTGAAGTTGAGCAACTAAAGCCTTTCCCCTGCCttcatctcccagaatgctgtgcggttctggatgggagttcagtgaaatagttgaatattctatcagacatatcatctattgatattgatcaggTGTCGATCACCATATATgatgttattgatttattgtctagCCCTATCACATTGTTAGCGTTAGCTTGCAGAGCAACAGCATTTTGAACTGTTCTTGTTAACCTACAGCAAAGTTATACACCATTTTTAAGTCATAGGTATCTATTTGTAGTCCAGCAGTGACGACAAATAGAAACCGTCACTGCTGGACATAATGCAataatgtttttgcattatgtCATTTTCAGCCAATAGAGAGGCGAGGAACTCTTATTAATAAAAAACTTAAGCAATGTAAGAAAACATGGCTTTCTGGAGGTGGCGTCTGATAAGAGActctgttacttttttttttagcattaattaaaaacttttaattaattaaaaactccAAATATGCTGGTCAAACCTGGACTGAATTCAACTTTGGATTTGTGAAACCTATaagtgaaaacatttagaacTTGTTCAAGTCTTTTGTGTATTGTACATTTGACCCATGATGCCAGTCATGCAAGAACTGCTGCTGACTGGAACAGAGAAAGCAGAGACACACACAATGTTTTTAGTTATTAGATGAACATAAATGAATTATGACAATTTATATGCAGAACtgcaaagatttttattttactccatTAAGCAAAGCCAAATCCTGTACCCTCAAATTTAATCAGCCTGCAGTAGACACAGTGATTGGCGTGGCAACCAGGTTGTAGAGCAATATGACAGAGACACTGTCTCACATCAACAGAATGAAGCTTGTCTTTGTGAATCACACAGTTTTGTTGTCCCTGACAGAAAACTAGTTGGCACGACTAACAGTTATGGATGTTTAACACAGACACTGACACATCGGCTGGGATCTGATGCCTTGCTCATGAGGCAGGCATAATTTCACCTTTCACCCCTGCAGACAGTTGCTGAGTAACAGAATGGTCTCCAGATGTGAACGGCGGTGAGACCAAAACCCAGCAGCATGGAGAGGAAAACACAGCAGGTTTCACCTTTGGACTAGAACCGCAatgatccgatattaatatctgtatcggagCTGATGTCGAAAAAATTCTGGATCAGGTGACAACGTGCCCCATTCATGAGTGCAGATTCATTCAGCTTAATGCtatagttttttatttgacattatatttagaattacTAATTGAACTTTCTGAACcgtttgaaagaaggtttgttgcgGTTTATTTTAGTccgttattatttatttcacattggctgttctactcctaatcccactgactgaacagattaaagctggttttacatgtttgaccaaacttgtgaCGCTGTGTTTAAGTGAGCTGTACTGGTGTGGAGTTAAAAATACACTTGTAACTGtgctcctttttattttatttattttttcatgtatctgtttctgtctgctaACACAGTATGTTTATTCTGACTTGATCCATCTCATGTATTTCATGTAggtgtatatatgtgtgtataatTGGGTGTGTTCTAGCCCAATTAGGCTAGTATGTTAACGGTACACTGTTGACTATATAACTATTGCACTGCCTTTACATTGTACCTCAtgttaaagcataaataaatttggaaaaaaaaaagaattgtaattcagtacatttatgtaaaaaaacatttgtagtaAATTCATCTGATgttctgtatcggatcggtatcAGCTGCTACTAagcctcagatatcggtatcggtaTCAGAGGAGAATAAAGTGAATTGGTCCGTTCCTGGACTGTTTATGGTTTCCACAGCTATTTGTGTGCTCGTAGTGCCTGAGAGCCATGTGGACACATTCTATTGATGATATTTCTAGCTCTCTCACAGCTCCTGCTGTTTCCCTGGAGATGTGACTCTCCGGCTATTTGGCTAAGTTACTTTCTGCTGCCATCTAGAACAGCCATGCAGTGAAAggtgtgtgcttgtgttttgtAGCTGGACTCCGGTAACAGACTACATCAACCAGCAGTTTGAACAATACTTCAGGGATGAAAGTGGGGTGAACAGGAAGAACATCCAGGATAACAGGGTCCACTGCTGCCTTTACTTTATATCCCCATTTGGACAAGGGTaatacacacacgcacgctCACCCccacactcactcacacacacacacacacacgcacgctcacacccacactcacacacacacgcacgcacacccctacacacataAATACCCTGAGACATACATGTCTAGAACTTGAGaacatttcttcagtttctgtcacatttccatttttcaaaTCATCAAATAAGTTTCACTgaataaacacagaaagaaaaattggaAAATGTGACCTGaccctttgtgttttttggtcagCAGTGATCTGTGTTAGAAACGTTACAAACCAGTGactttttttcatcagttttggAATTTGTGTGTGTTAACGGAAAGTTTAACAGAACCAAAAGGTATGATTATTGATAATATTTCATGATTTTATCAGAGTGATTGAACTTTCCCACAAGAGCTGGTTAATTAATCCACCTAATCTCATTTTCCCTCACTAAATGAAATCATCacgtaaaaagtatttttttgtatttgctccGGCTATATTGGtgcggaaaaaaaaaatctcattaatgtgaaatatttaagtgcAACACAAAcgcaaaaactgaataaatctgaaaagaaatatttttttcattggaTTGAATGTGTGCTACGTTAACATCCTGTCTCAGGCTCCGCCCCATCGATGTGGAGTTCATGAAGGCCCTGCAGGATAAAGTCAACGTGGTTCCGCTCATCGCTAAGGCCGACTGCCTCACGCCTTCTGAGATAAAGAGGCTCAAAGAACAGGTATCTGTTTACTTCAGGAACTGGATTTTCTGAGGAATAATAAGAGTTCATGAAGCAGAACCACATTCAGACAGTGAGCTGCAACCTGGAACCCTCTAAAGAAGTGTTCTTCTTTATGACGCTGTATTTCACATTAGTCTcatgaaacttggaaatttccaagctttgtgtgctttttcttgtagattttttacttttcaaaataagaaatttccttgttttatttctagaattttttttaatatttgtctccaaacttttgagttttttccagcaattattcaacttttcaaaatcagaaatttccatgtttttttttcctagaaaatttctgagattcatcttaaaatttctgagttttttcttccaaatttttGACCTTTGGTGTTCAGAAATTGCcttcttttttctagaaatgttaTAATTACCtagaaatttcagatttttttgttgttggcaGAAATCTACCTTTGTTTCTACGCCCAATAATATGCCGACTTAGTTCTTCTAGTGTTGAAAGTAGCAGAATAAACATTAACTTGTTTAATTTGTTCACCTTCATCACTGGAATTTATAATAAATGTCTACATAAAAACCTCCAAATCACTTCAAATCTGACAATTGTGATAATTATAATGGTGAATATACAGTTTGCACCATTTGTGaagcacattaaaatgttttatttaatttttggaaataaatttatACATGTCCTATAGAACACAAAACCTCATTTGGCCATTCAGCTTCACAAACTTTATTCCCCAGTTCCGTTATAATTATCCTTACTTAACTTTTAGACTTTTAGATCTTGAAATTGGAACCTGTACATTTTAATCTGTGCAGCAATTACATGCTCGAAGTATGGAAAACGACCCGTGACATGTGATGGTTGTTATGACAACCATGCGTTATTTTTGTACTCTCTAGTCTGAAGTAAATTAAGCAAACAACCAAAAAAGAACCCATTCACCAGCAGGATGTCAGCTTTAGACTCTGGAGCGGTTTCAGGATGACTCAGACTTCTCCATAAGGAGGTTTTATTTGAAGTGAATTTTGAGCTTTCACACACAGCTCCCACGTTTCTCCTGAAATGTTCCAGCTCTGCACGCTGAGGCGCATGTGTTCCTGCTGTGACCCGTCACATCCCTGTTGTGTTTGGTCCTTCCAGGTGAGGG
This window harbors:
- the LOC102224095 gene encoding septin-5-like produces the protein MTSISRYRSRALRAEDSEDREYVGFATLPNQLHRKSVKKGFDFTLMVAGEFGLGKSTLVNSLFLTDLYKERKLLNAEERIKQTVEITKRTVDIEEKGVKLKLTIVDVPGFGDAVNNTECWTPVTDYINQQFEQYFRDESGVNRKNIQDNRVHCCLYFISPFGQGLRPIDVEFMKALQDKVNVVPLIAKADCLTPSEIKRLKEQVREEIDKFGIKIYQFPDCDSDEDEEIKQQDKGLKESLPFAVIGGNTVLEVRGQRVRGRLYPWGIVEVENPSHCDFGKLRNMLIRTHMHDLKDTTNDCHYENYRAQCIQNMTSKMNADKRVESPIPILPLSTPAVETEKLIKRKDEELRRMQQMLQKMQQQMHGQDL